A genomic region of Deinococcus sp. KSM4-11 contains the following coding sequences:
- a CDS encoding aminodeoxychorismate/anthranilate synthase component II produces MNPPATPAPLRVLLIDNYDSFTYNLVQYFGELGADLTVWRNDAFTLEEVRALNPDAIVVSPGPCTPLEAGLSVDVIRELGPQYPVLGVCLGHQSIGEAFGATVGRALQPVHGKTSSVRHDGTGLFAGVPDGVTVTRYHSLIVRNLPPELVATAWTTDPGEEIVMALRHREYPVYGVQFHPESIATERGMDMIRNFLAEVRAFQRREVTA; encoded by the coding sequence ATGAACCCACCCGCGACCCCGGCCCCCCTGCGCGTCCTGCTGATCGACAACTACGACTCGTTCACGTACAACCTCGTGCAGTATTTCGGCGAACTGGGCGCCGACCTGACGGTGTGGCGCAACGACGCCTTCACGCTTGAGGAGGTACGTGCCCTGAATCCCGATGCCATCGTGGTCTCGCCCGGCCCGTGTACGCCGCTGGAAGCGGGCCTCAGCGTGGACGTGATCCGTGAACTCGGCCCCCAGTACCCGGTGCTGGGCGTGTGCCTGGGCCACCAGAGCATCGGTGAGGCCTTCGGCGCGACCGTGGGCCGCGCCCTGCAACCGGTGCATGGCAAGACCAGCTCCGTGCGGCACGATGGCACCGGCCTCTTCGCCGGCGTTCCGGACGGCGTCACGGTGACCCGCTACCACTCGCTGATCGTGCGGAACCTGCCGCCGGAACTCGTGGCGACCGCGTGGACGACCGATCCTGGCGAGGAGATCGTGATGGCCCTGCGTCACCGCGAGTACCCGGTGTACGGCGTGCAGTTCCATCCGGAGAGCATCGCCACCGAGCGGGGCATGGACATGATCCGCAACTTCCTGGCAGAGGTGCGCGCGTTCCAACGCCGCGAGGTGACCGCATGA
- a CDS encoding tautomerase family protein has product MGHVKIYGHTEFITARRQQISDAIHRASVQELGLPEGKRYHRFIGLDSADFIHPDDRSAAYVIVEIHLMSGRTDKTLRAYLLALQAALEDYAGVAPNDLEVILLETPPARWSIRGVIGDELQLPYEVNR; this is encoded by the coding sequence ATGGGACACGTCAAGATCTACGGCCATACTGAGTTCATCACCGCGCGGCGCCAGCAGATCTCGGACGCCATCCACCGCGCCAGCGTGCAGGAACTCGGACTGCCCGAGGGCAAGCGCTACCACCGGTTCATTGGCCTGGACAGTGCGGACTTCATTCACCCGGACGACCGCAGCGCCGCCTACGTGATCGTGGAAATTCACCTCATGAGCGGGCGCACCGACAAGACCCTGCGCGCCTACCTGCTGGCCCTTCAGGCCGCCCTGGAGGATTACGCCGGAGTCGCGCCGAACGACCTGGAGGTGATCCTCCTGGAAACGCCGCCCGCCCGCTGGAGTATCCGGGGCGTGATCGGCGACGAACTGCAACTTCCCTATGAGGTCAACCGATGA
- the trpE gene encoding anthranilate synthase component I — MTQTTLSVHLSATELNADLDTPVTAYLKAAQGETVSFLLESVEAGEKLGRYSFIGVGEQGRFEYVGGQVYSSGVFGDHHGPDADPLARLYAATIRPVTVPPGLPAFVGGAVGYSAYDIIRAYERLPDANPDELNVPDACFIAPRGMVIYDHLKHRLIAVAAAGSPRQAEAQVAALVSRLRGPLPEVPGQNPAPAPQFSSNFTPQGYQDAVGRALEYIRAGDIFQVVPSQRFSADLGDVHPFALYRALRRVNPSPYLGYLQLGPVTLVASSPESLLASDGRTVTTKPIAGTRPRGATPELDDALASELLADEKERAEHLMLVDLGRNDLGKVSEYGSVRVQDAFTIERYSHVMHIVSSVTGQLREGQTPLHALASVQPMGTVSGAPKIRAMEIIDELEPVRRGPYGGSFGYIAFDGSMDMALTLRTMVIAGGRVHIQAGAGIVADSDPASEELETRNKAAALMRAVELAAGGL, encoded by the coding sequence ATGACCCAGACCACCCTGTCCGTTCACCTGTCCGCCACGGAACTGAATGCCGACCTGGACACCCCAGTGACCGCGTACCTGAAGGCCGCGCAGGGCGAGACCGTGAGCTTCCTGCTGGAGAGCGTGGAGGCCGGCGAGAAACTCGGCCGCTACTCGTTCATCGGCGTGGGGGAGCAGGGCCGCTTCGAGTACGTGGGCGGGCAGGTGTACAGCAGCGGCGTATTCGGCGACCACCACGGGCCGGACGCCGATCCGCTGGCCCGGCTGTACGCCGCCACGATCCGTCCGGTGACCGTGCCGCCCGGCCTGCCCGCTTTCGTGGGCGGCGCGGTCGGGTACTCGGCGTATGACATCATCCGCGCCTACGAGCGCCTGCCCGACGCCAACCCGGACGAACTGAATGTCCCGGACGCGTGCTTCATTGCGCCGCGCGGCATGGTCATCTACGATCACCTCAAACACCGCCTGATCGCGGTGGCGGCGGCCGGTTCGCCCCGGCAGGCAGAAGCCCAGGTGGCGGCCCTGGTCAGCCGTCTGCGTGGCCCCCTGCCCGAAGTGCCGGGGCAGAACCCCGCTCCTGCCCCTCAGTTCAGCAGCAACTTCACGCCGCAGGGCTACCAGGACGCCGTGGGACGCGCCCTGGAATACATCCGCGCCGGAGACATCTTCCAGGTGGTGCCGAGCCAGCGATTCAGCGCCGATCTGGGTGACGTGCACCCGTTCGCGCTGTACCGGGCGCTGCGCCGCGTGAATCCCAGCCCGTACCTGGGCTACCTGCAACTCGGGCCGGTCACGCTGGTCGCCAGCAGCCCTGAGAGTCTGCTTGCCAGCGACGGGCGAACCGTCACGACCAAGCCCATCGCCGGTACCCGCCCGCGCGGCGCGACCCCTGAGCTCGACGACGCCCTCGCCAGCGAGTTGCTCGCCGACGAGAAGGAACGCGCCGAGCACCTGATGCTGGTGGATCTCGGTCGCAACGACCTCGGCAAGGTCAGCGAGTACGGCAGCGTGCGCGTGCAGGATGCGTTTACCATCGAGCGCTACAGTCACGTGATGCACATCGTGTCCAGCGTGACCGGGCAGCTCCGCGAGGGGCAGACGCCGCTGCATGCCCTGGCGAGCGTGCAGCCCATGGGAACCGTGAGCGGCGCGCCCAAGATCCGCGCCATGGAGATCATCGACGAACTGGAACCCGTGCGGCGCGGCCCGTACGGCGGCAGCTTCGGGTACATCGCCTTCGATGGCAGCATGGACATGGCCCTGACCCTGCGCACCATGGTGATCGCCGGCGGGCGCGTGCACATCCAGGCGGGCGCAGGCATCGTCGCCGACAGCGACCCGGCCAGCGAGGAACTGGAGACGCGCAACAAGGCTGCCGCCCTTATGCGCGCCGTCGAGCTGGCCGCCGGGGGCCTGTGA
- a CDS encoding DEAD/DEAH box helicase gives MKLSRLPPGFGLDTAAQGLALREGAVQDIAREWTDAGWRATGTVHDGGTDYHASVELTPPPDVQLRASSCTCGRYRCRHVAALVLSTDPPSSPRPVAAPVTTTPRATPEETLDARTQQWLASFHEQPGQARGRQFELRYVLRLLPPASGSGSVRRVAIQVMRVPVRGDVPDLRGAERYAIPRTLSTAPGFVRRDDRILRLLDMATAPAHEPGRYGEELYALTDHPAGDLLIDSLLSSGRLCWERADRLLRRGPELAGELAWSSDARGAQTPTLSAPQTPGAVVLPVTPPWAVQPDIAELGRLNVNASGEQVARFLSGPTLAPAQATALAHAITASGLNLPIPQTVQVREEDLPYTPQLHLSGRTATVYVRDGWARRPETRVFPAAELRHAYGGLAVPDGAHSSGPTLYRDGVLTRVTRRPQQERDASRDLHLAGFQRLEDLYQDEFTLPGDLGEQLGLSDDEAWTDFMRGGRLDLEAQGFTLLIHPDFPLNFAQITDWYGHADDSAGGWFTLDLGIVVDGQQVSLIPVLADLIARQPELFTPEALQELQDDETITATLADGRRVALPAGRIRAILSVLVELNLRDLPPGPLKLPLLDAARLAELESAVQARWLGADRLLDLGRRLRDFGGIDPVEPPPGLHADLRPYQLQGLAWLQFLRQYDMGGILADDMGLGKTVQTLAHLLLEQESGRADRPSLVVAPTSVIGNWQSEAAKFAPSLRVLTLHGKDRRSLFELIPEYDLILTTYPLLPRDLEDLSAFQYHLVILDEAQNIKNSKTAAAKAAGSLDARYRLALTGTPLENHLGELWSQFNFLAPGLLHDERTFRDLYRTPIEKRGDAQRRMALAARVRPFILRREKRDVARELPPKTEIPVRVTLDGDQRDLYETVRVTMQGRVQEELRARGLSRSTIAILDALLKLRQSVTDPRLVKLEAAAGVQGNAKFDWLQGNLPQMLEEGRRVLIFSSFATLLGHLEPWLQAEGIPYSMLTGQTQNRQQQIDDFQAGKTHVFLITLKAGGVGLNLTAADTVIHYDPWWNPAAEDQATDRAYRIGQDKPVFVYKLIAAGSVEERILDLQARKASLARAVLDGGLSDATQLTAADLDRLFAPLEDGEGAGLTPAEADGELRI, from the coding sequence CCGTCCACGACGGCGGCACCGATTACCACGCCAGCGTGGAACTCACCCCGCCGCCGGACGTGCAACTGCGCGCGTCCTCCTGCACCTGTGGCCGCTACCGCTGCCGGCATGTGGCGGCCCTCGTGCTGTCCACGGATCCGCCGTCCTCCCCGCGCCCGGTGGCCGCTCCGGTGACCACGACGCCGAGAGCCACGCCTGAGGAAACCCTGGACGCCCGCACGCAGCAGTGGCTCGCGTCCTTCCACGAACAGCCCGGCCAGGCGCGGGGCCGGCAGTTCGAACTGCGGTACGTGCTGCGCCTCCTGCCGCCCGCCAGCGGGAGCGGCAGCGTCCGCCGGGTGGCCATTCAGGTCATGCGCGTTCCCGTCCGGGGCGACGTGCCGGATCTGCGCGGCGCGGAGCGCTACGCCATTCCGCGCACGCTGTCGACGGCGCCGGGCTTCGTCCGCCGGGATGACCGGATCCTGCGGCTGCTCGACATGGCCACCGCCCCCGCCCACGAACCGGGCCGCTACGGCGAGGAACTGTATGCCCTGACCGATCACCCGGCTGGGGATCTGCTGATCGACTCGCTGCTCAGCTCCGGCCGGCTGTGCTGGGAGCGCGCCGACCGGCTTCTGCGACGCGGCCCCGAGCTGGCGGGCGAACTCGCGTGGTCGAGCGACGCGCGCGGAGCCCAGACGCCGACCCTGAGCGCTCCGCAGACCCCGGGCGCCGTGGTGCTTCCGGTCACGCCCCCCTGGGCCGTGCAGCCGGACATCGCGGAGCTTGGCCGCCTGAACGTGAATGCCAGCGGAGAACAGGTCGCCCGCTTCCTGTCCGGCCCGACGCTCGCGCCCGCCCAGGCGACGGCCCTGGCCCACGCCATCACGGCCTCCGGCCTGAACCTGCCCATCCCGCAGACCGTGCAGGTGCGCGAAGAGGACCTGCCGTACACGCCGCAACTGCACCTGTCGGGCCGCACGGCCACCGTGTATGTCCGCGACGGCTGGGCCCGCCGACCCGAAACACGCGTGTTCCCGGCCGCCGAACTGCGCCACGCCTACGGGGGGCTGGCGGTGCCAGACGGCGCCCACAGCAGTGGCCCCACCTTGTACCGCGACGGCGTCCTCACCCGCGTGACCCGCCGCCCCCAGCAGGAACGCGACGCCAGCCGCGACCTGCATCTCGCCGGGTTCCAGCGCCTGGAAGACCTGTACCAGGATGAGTTCACACTGCCCGGCGATCTGGGCGAACAGCTCGGCCTCAGCGATGACGAGGCCTGGACGGATTTCATGCGCGGCGGTCGGCTGGATCTGGAAGCGCAGGGCTTCACCCTCCTGATCCACCCGGACTTCCCGCTGAACTTCGCGCAGATCACCGACTGGTACGGCCACGCCGACGACAGCGCCGGCGGCTGGTTCACCCTCGATCTGGGGATCGTCGTCGACGGGCAGCAGGTCAGCCTGATCCCGGTGCTCGCGGATCTCATTGCACGTCAGCCGGAACTGTTCACGCCGGAGGCCCTGCAGGAGCTCCAGGACGACGAGACCATCACCGCGACCCTCGCGGACGGCCGCCGTGTGGCGCTCCCGGCGGGCCGCATCCGCGCCATCCTGAGCGTGCTGGTCGAACTGAACCTGCGTGACCTTCCGCCCGGCCCGCTGAAGCTGCCCCTGCTCGACGCCGCCCGTCTGGCCGAACTGGAGAGTGCCGTGCAGGCCCGCTGGCTGGGCGCGGATCGCCTGCTCGACCTGGGCCGCCGCCTGCGCGACTTCGGCGGGATCGACCCGGTCGAACCGCCACCCGGCCTGCACGCTGACCTGCGCCCCTACCAGCTCCAGGGCCTCGCGTGGCTGCAATTCCTGCGCCAGTACGACATGGGCGGCATCCTGGCCGATGACATGGGGCTGGGGAAAACGGTGCAGACCCTGGCGCACCTGCTATTGGAGCAGGAGTCCGGCCGGGCCGACCGCCCCAGCCTGGTGGTCGCGCCGACGTCCGTGATCGGCAACTGGCAGTCCGAGGCGGCGAAGTTCGCGCCCTCCCTGCGCGTGCTGACCCTGCACGGCAAGGACCGCCGCTCGCTGTTCGAGCTGATTCCGGAGTACGACCTGATCCTGACGACGTACCCGCTGCTGCCACGCGACCTGGAGGATCTGTCGGCCTTCCAGTACCACCTGGTGATCCTGGACGAGGCGCAGAACATCAAGAACAGCAAGACGGCGGCGGCCAAGGCGGCCGGCAGCCTGGACGCCCGCTACCGGCTGGCGCTCACGGGCACGCCGCTGGAGAACCACCTGGGCGAGCTGTGGTCGCAGTTCAACTTCCTCGCGCCGGGCCTGCTGCACGACGAGCGCACCTTCCGCGACCTGTACCGCACGCCCATCGAGAAACGCGGGGACGCCCAGCGGCGCATGGCCCTGGCGGCGCGGGTGCGGCCGTTCATCCTGCGGCGCGAGAAGCGGGACGTGGCGCGGGAACTGCCGCCCAAGACCGAGATTCCCGTGCGCGTCACCCTGGACGGCGACCAGCGCGACCTGTATGAGACCGTCCGCGTGACCATGCAGGGCCGCGTGCAGGAGGAACTGAGGGCGCGCGGCCTGTCGCGCAGCACCATCGCCATCCTGGATGCGCTGCTCAAGCTGCGGCAGTCGGTCACCGACCCGCGCCTCGTGAAGCTGGAGGCGGCCGCCGGCGTGCAGGGCAACGCGAAGTTCGACTGGTTGCAGGGCAACCTCCCGCAGATGCTGGAGGAGGGCCGGCGCGTCCTGATCTTCAGTTCCTTCGCCACGCTGCTCGGGCACCTGGAACCGTGGCTGCAGGCCGAGGGCATTCCGTACTCCATGCTGACCGGGCAGACCCAGAACCGCCAGCAGCAGATCGACGACTTCCAGGCGGGCAAAACGCACGTGTTCCTGATCACCCTCAAGGCCGGTGGCGTGGGCCTGAACCTCACGGCGGCCGACACGGTCATCCACTACGACCCGTGGTGGAACCCGGCGGCCGAGGATCAGGCGACGGACCGCGCGTACCGCATCGGGCAGGACAAGCCGGTGTTCGTGTACAAGCTGATCGCGGCCGGCAGCGTGGAGGAGCGCATCCTCGACCTCCAGGCCCGCAAGGCGTCCCTGGCGCGCGCCGTCCTGGACGGCGGCCTGAGCGACGCCACCCAGCTCACGGCCGCCGATCTCGACCGCCTGTTCGCGCCACTGGAAGATGGCGAGGGAGCCGGACTGACCCCGGCGGAAGCGGACGGAGAGCTTCGCATCTGA